One segment of Paenibacillus sp. FSL R7-0337 DNA contains the following:
- a CDS encoding family 20 glycosylhydrolase — translation MSLQLIPAPQVVQSRGPEPVTGLHGWAVQLWSPGEDVRLVVAAERIFAGVTVHAAQGGSGVFALVTEGTPLNPLLARRVEGRHDSYVLITDKDRIELYALSASGLFYGLKTLEQLLGSGGGTVPAVTVADWAELRLRSDYLDLRTVYPTYEHLLEYIAELADYKINTLIIEYEDKLPFRKLAFLRHPELAFTEEEHRRLLRTAHDHFITVIPKQQSFGHLEYILKHPAYIGLREVPETVSELCPHRNGSFGMMAGILEEVAALHPHSRYLHLGCDEVWTLGTCEDCKRSGLTPEASFIRFVNQLAEKTLSLGKQPMIWHDMIMQATAEEIAALDKRVIVVVWIYGGHRMKADARQILHKLRDAGIQTLGASSVRCWDDNGDQNYPVIHNRIKNVQDWIQLARTEQLEGIIHTNWGCPFSLGSPYGLFETSRYPAFFAAEQSWNAGAETGTFLTRFLHQFHGLPADLLSGEDWAEYAVTDYYSLIPQLLPEVKKNCLTAELIDAMIQYELPVQRRSPLHTFLFRGAMSPGSEEVMTFLRDKYRSGYGDLRRAKLRMQSVLAELLVPQMSELFIRSRFYRPELFEANLQAMMTDLEIIEQKAGEP, via the coding sequence ATGAGCCTGCAGCTGATTCCAGCCCCTCAGGTGGTGCAGAGCCGTGGACCGGAGCCGGTCACCGGGCTTCACGGCTGGGCGGTGCAGTTATGGAGCCCCGGGGAGGATGTCCGGCTAGTGGTGGCGGCTGAACGGATATTCGCCGGGGTAACAGTACATGCTGCTCAGGGCGGCAGCGGTGTATTCGCCCTGGTCACGGAGGGTACCCCGCTCAACCCGCTGCTGGCCCGGCGGGTCGAGGGCAGACATGACAGCTACGTGCTGATTACCGATAAGGACCGGATCGAGCTGTATGCGCTTAGCGCCTCCGGCCTCTTCTATGGGCTGAAGACACTGGAACAGCTGCTGGGGAGCGGCGGCGGTACCGTACCTGCGGTGACGGTTGCCGACTGGGCCGAGCTGCGGCTGCGCAGCGATTATCTGGATCTGCGTACCGTCTATCCGACCTATGAGCATCTGCTGGAGTATATCGCAGAGCTGGCCGATTATAAGATCAATACGCTGATTATCGAATATGAGGACAAGCTGCCCTTCCGTAAGCTGGCCTTCCTGCGCCATCCTGAGCTTGCCTTCACGGAGGAAGAACACCGGCGACTGCTCAGGACGGCACACGACCACTTCATTACCGTCATTCCGAAGCAGCAGTCCTTCGGGCATCTGGAATACATTCTGAAGCATCCGGCCTATATCGGTCTGCGCGAGGTCCCGGAGACCGTGTCGGAGCTGTGCCCGCACCGCAACGGCTCCTTCGGGATGATGGCCGGGATTCTGGAAGAGGTGGCAGCTCTTCATCCGCACAGCCGCTATCTTCACCTCGGCTGTGACGAGGTCTGGACCCTTGGCACATGCGAGGACTGCAAGCGCTCCGGGCTTACCCCGGAGGCTTCGTTCATCCGCTTCGTCAATCAATTGGCGGAGAAGACGCTCAGCCTCGGCAAACAGCCGATGATCTGGCATGATATGATCATGCAGGCTACAGCAGAGGAGATTGCGGCGCTTGACAAGCGTGTGATCGTGGTCGTCTGGATCTATGGCGGGCACCGGATGAAGGCGGATGCCCGTCAGATTCTCCACAAGCTGCGGGATGCGGGCATCCAGACCCTGGGCGCTTCCTCTGTCCGCTGCTGGGACGATAACGGCGATCAGAATTATCCGGTCATCCATAACCGGATCAAGAATGTGCAGGACTGGATTCAGCTCGCCCGCACCGAGCAGCTGGAGGGCATTATTCATACGAACTGGGGTTGCCCGTTCTCGTTAGGCAGCCCCTACGGATTGTTCGAGACCTCGCGTTATCCGGCTTTCTTCGCTGCCGAGCAGAGCTGGAATGCCGGAGCGGAGACCGGGACCTTCCTGACACGGTTCCTGCACCAGTTCCACGGCTTGCCTGCGGACCTGCTGAGCGGGGAAGACTGGGCGGAATATGCGGTCACTGACTATTACTCGCTGATTCCGCAGCTTCTGCCCGAGGTCAAGAAGAACTGCTTGACCGCTGAGCTGATCGATGCCATGATCCAGTACGAGCTTCCGGTGCAGCGCCGCTCACCGCTGCATACCTTCCTTTTCCGGGGAGCGATGTCGCCGGGCAGCGAGGAAGTGATGACCTTCCTCCGGGACAAATACCGGAGCGGCTATGGCGATCTGCGGCGAGCCAAGCTAAGAATGCAGAGCGTGCTCGCAGAGCTGCTTGTGCCGCAAATGTCGGAGCTGTTCATCCGCTCCCGCTTCTACCGGCCTGAACTATTCGAGGCCAACCTGCAAGCCATGATGACCGATCTTGAGATCATAGAACAGAAAGCGGGGGAACCTTGA
- a CDS encoding sugar ABC transporter permease, with protein MKTSVTLPQSREKPTAGSRKRKRLEAGMGYLFTGPMLLGVLVFTLIPMIFSFVLSFTKWSFVTGFDKIRFNGFDNFRQLMQDEVFLKSLGNNFIMLLAVPAGMGIALILAVIITSHVYAPGAFKVIYFMPQISSVVAVAVVWQVLFHPSYGPVNGFLSALGVDHPPKWLADPTYALPSVMLLMIWIDLGVSLIIYIAGIKNIPADLYEAATIDGASKLAQFRSITFPLLTPTTFFLLVTGIIGNFKSFALVKVLTDGGPAHSTSVVVYDMYQTAFVDLQTGYASSMVMILFVIVLAITGLQWLGQRYWVNY; from the coding sequence TTGAAGACGTCAGTTACTTTACCGCAGTCCCGTGAGAAACCTACCGCCGGCAGCAGAAAAAGAAAACGGCTGGAAGCCGGGATGGGTTACCTGTTCACCGGTCCCATGCTGCTGGGTGTGCTCGTATTTACGCTAATTCCTATGATATTCTCCTTCGTGCTCAGCTTCACCAAATGGTCATTTGTCACCGGGTTCGACAAAATTCGCTTCAATGGCTTTGATAACTTCCGCCAGCTGATGCAGGATGAGGTGTTCCTGAAGTCGCTGGGCAATAACTTCATAATGCTGTTGGCCGTACCGGCCGGAATGGGGATCGCGCTGATCCTGGCGGTGATTATTACCAGTCACGTGTATGCGCCGGGTGCTTTTAAAGTCATCTACTTCATGCCTCAGATTTCCAGTGTCGTCGCGGTAGCGGTCGTGTGGCAGGTGCTCTTCCATCCTTCGTACGGTCCGGTTAACGGCTTCCTGTCAGCGCTCGGCGTGGACCATCCGCCCAAATGGCTGGCCGATCCGACCTACGCGCTTCCTTCGGTCATGCTGCTGATGATCTGGATCGATCTTGGGGTCTCGCTGATTATCTATATCGCCGGAATCAAGAATATTCCTGCCGATCTGTATGAAGCGGCGACGATCGACGGCGCCTCGAAGCTGGCCCAGTTCCGCTCAATTACTTTTCCGCTGCTGACGCCGACCACCTTCTTCCTGCTGGTGACCGGGATTATCGGCAATTTCAAATCCTTCGCTCTGGTCAAGGTGCTGACGGACGGCGGACCGGCCCATTCCACCTCTGTTGTCGTATATGACATGTACCAGACGGCTTTCGTCGATCTTCAGACCGGGTATGCTTCATCCATGGTTATGATTCTGTTCGTCATCGTGCTGGCCATTACCGGCTTGCAGTGGCTGGGGCAGCGCTATTGGGTCAATTACTAG
- a CDS encoding extracellular solute-binding protein, with translation MKKNVFALVWIVVLLVALAGCGKSNNTNGAAPAAGSTAAPEAGESAAPSTEPVTIKVANWSPAADMEPVLKAYEDSHPGVTLEYVELADNGDSVAGMKKLDLLVASGENLDVVFMPGATDYSQRAGLGLLAPLNDLITKEGITLADEYTIDPSVDGKVYALPDTLENYFVLLNKDKLDAAGLAVPTEWSWDDYLDYAAKLTSGTGPSKTFGTYFHTWAMYWELGIINQEKDNNLVNNGIVNIDSAGIRKSLELRNKAEESGVAVPYADTISQKLAYRSEFFTGHAAMIVTGNWMIGEAGGSEEFPATFTTAFAPMPSNSAGEPSGVSIANGNYVGILEKSKHQQEAYDFIRWYSTEGEQMQNVYSAWKKQDVDQFIAGVKTKAMSPDNIDETSLAYVIKNAKPAPLSVPPTYQGELETAFTKETELFILKQQDLETTISKAQAELQKIVDANK, from the coding sequence ATGAAAAAGAATGTGTTCGCTCTGGTATGGATCGTCGTGCTTCTGGTAGCCCTGGCGGGCTGCGGCAAATCAAACAACACCAATGGCGCAGCTCCCGCTGCTGGCAGTACGGCTGCACCGGAGGCAGGGGAAAGTGCCGCACCTTCCACAGAACCGGTAACGATTAAGGTGGCCAACTGGTCCCCTGCGGCGGATATGGAGCCTGTGCTGAAGGCCTATGAGGATTCACATCCGGGCGTCACCCTGGAATATGTCGAGCTTGCCGACAACGGGGACTCTGTGGCTGGCATGAAAAAGCTGGATCTGCTCGTGGCTTCCGGCGAGAACCTGGATGTGGTGTTCATGCCCGGAGCCACCGACTATTCACAGCGTGCCGGACTTGGCCTGCTGGCTCCGCTGAATGACCTGATCACCAAGGAAGGGATCACGCTGGCTGACGAATACACGATTGATCCATCCGTGGACGGCAAGGTGTATGCACTCCCGGATACGCTTGAGAATTATTTCGTCCTCTTGAACAAGGACAAGCTGGATGCGGCAGGGTTAGCCGTTCCGACGGAATGGAGCTGGGACGACTATCTCGATTATGCAGCCAAACTGACGAGCGGCACTGGCCCCTCCAAGACCTTCGGCACCTATTTCCATACCTGGGCCATGTACTGGGAGCTCGGAATCATCAACCAGGAGAAGGACAATAATCTGGTCAATAACGGTATCGTAAATATCGACAGCGCGGGCATCCGCAAGTCTCTGGAGCTGCGCAATAAGGCTGAGGAATCCGGAGTGGCCGTACCGTATGCCGATACGATCTCCCAGAAGCTCGCATACCGCTCAGAATTCTTCACCGGACATGCCGCGATGATCGTGACCGGCAATTGGATGATCGGTGAAGCCGGCGGGTCGGAGGAGTTCCCGGCTACGTTCACCACCGCGTTCGCGCCGATGCCTTCGAACAGTGCAGGAGAACCGAGCGGGGTCAGTATTGCTAACGGCAACTACGTTGGAATTCTGGAAAAGTCGAAGCATCAGCAGGAAGCGTATGATTTCATCCGCTGGTACTCCACGGAGGGCGAGCAGATGCAGAATGTATACTCCGCCTGGAAGAAGCAGGATGTGGACCAGTTCATTGCAGGCGTCAAAACCAAGGCCATGAGCCCGGACAACATTGACGAAACCTCACTGGCCTATGTGATCAAGAATGCGAAGCCTGCTCCCTTAAGTGTGCCGCCGACCTACCAGGGCGAGCTGGAGACAGCCTTTACCAAAGAAACGGAGCTGTTCATTCTGAAGCAGCAGGACCTGGAGACTACAATCAGCAAAGCGCAGGCGGAGCTGCAGAAGATTGTGGATGCCAATAAGTAA
- a CDS encoding carbohydrate ABC transporter permease, whose translation MALLGIVFLLPFIWMLSASLKPEADVFKYPIEWIPQTLRASFNYHSVWFGKANFTLYYWNSIKVTALTTLLSVGVSSMAAYGFTKIRFPGRNALFVLVLATYMIPAEATLVPLFIIFRSTGLYDTHLGLILLGGFSVLGTFLLRQFFASLSKEYIESAQIDGAGHLRIFTFILFPLVRPAIATYAILRFIWTWNDFQTPLVFLNSKTLYTLQLGMNAFADRNGAFYSLIMAASVSAIVPLLIVFILGQKQVIEGISLGGVKG comes from the coding sequence ATGGCGCTGCTGGGGATCGTGTTTTTGCTTCCTTTTATATGGATGCTGTCTGCTTCGCTTAAGCCGGAGGCCGATGTCTTCAAGTATCCGATTGAATGGATTCCGCAGACCCTGCGGGCGTCCTTCAACTATCATTCCGTCTGGTTCGGCAAAGCCAACTTCACGCTCTATTACTGGAACTCAATCAAGGTCACGGCGCTCACCACGCTCCTGTCTGTGGGAGTGTCCAGCATGGCCGCCTACGGCTTCACCAAAATCCGCTTCCCCGGCAGAAATGCACTGTTCGTACTGGTGCTGGCAACCTATATGATTCCTGCGGAAGCCACACTGGTGCCGCTGTTCATCATCTTCCGTTCCACGGGCCTGTACGATACGCATCTGGGCCTGATCCTGCTGGGCGGGTTCAGCGTGCTGGGCACCTTCCTGCTCCGCCAGTTCTTCGCTTCGCTCTCGAAAGAATATATCGAATCGGCACAGATTGACGGTGCGGGCCATCTGCGCATCTTCACCTTCATTCTGTTCCCGCTGGTCCGGCCCGCGATTGCCACGTATGCGATTCTGCGGTTTATCTGGACCTGGAATGATTTTCAGACGCCGCTGGTCTTCCTGAACAGTAAGACGCTCTACACGCTACAGCTTGGTATGAACGCCTTCGCCGACCGCAACGGCGCCTTCTATTCGCTGATTATGGCGGCTTCGGTCTCGGCTATTGTCCCGCTGCTGATTGTGTTCATCCTTGGGCAGAAGCAGGTTATCGAAGGTATTTCCTTAGGGGGGGTGAAGGGGTGA
- a CDS encoding SIS domain-containing protein: MNVKSDIMSAYMDTIVELLNEIRSEPRDKLLEVAELLAGHIAEDRLIYLYGPGGHSNMNATEVFFRAGGLMHISAILDEGTMISNGALRSMAVERTPGYGTLVIEDNRLGQGDILIIANAYGINTACVDAALEARRRGVITIAVTSVGHAEATPANHIARHPSGQNLYALCDYVLDSKVKPGDAALHIDGTQPKMGSTSTFANAFLLNSLMMTTAACLGAKGIEVPVWRSGNAPGGDEWNNRFIERFKGRVRWL; encoded by the coding sequence ATGAACGTGAAGTCAGATATTATGTCCGCTTATATGGATACTATTGTTGAACTGCTGAATGAGATACGGAGTGAGCCGCGGGACAAGCTGCTGGAGGTGGCGGAGCTGCTCGCCGGGCATATTGCGGAGGACAGGCTGATCTATCTCTACGGACCCGGGGGACACTCCAATATGAATGCTACCGAGGTCTTCTTCCGTGCCGGCGGACTGATGCATATCAGCGCTATTTTAGATGAAGGCACGATGATCTCGAATGGTGCCCTGCGCTCCATGGCGGTTGAACGCACTCCCGGCTATGGCACATTGGTGATCGAAGACAACCGGCTCGGACAAGGAGACATTCTGATCATCGCCAATGCTTACGGGATCAACACAGCCTGTGTCGATGCCGCTCTGGAAGCACGCCGCCGGGGCGTGATCACTATTGCGGTGACCTCCGTGGGCCATGCCGAGGCTACGCCAGCGAATCATATCGCCCGCCACCCCTCGGGACAGAATCTCTACGCACTCTGCGATTATGTTCTGGACAGTAAGGTCAAGCCCGGTGACGCTGCGCTTCACATTGACGGCACCCAGCCGAAGATGGGCTCCACCTCTACCTTCGCTAACGCTTTTCTGCTGAATTCCCTGATGATGACCACTGCCGCCTGCCTCGGGGCAAAAGGGATCGAGGTGCCGGTCTGGCGCAGCGGCAACGCCCCGGGCGGGGACGAGTGGAATAACCGCTTCATTGAGCGCTTCAAAGGCCGGGTACGCTGGCTATGA
- a CDS encoding AraC family transcriptional regulator: MKSRPSERVKMPPGFWTGISRLGIAATDVARMAQLPGTITTEATVTTAQYFAIWQAYSELAGDLASGITRLAAAFDTAQYPPAVLATYHARDYRDALHRMVKYKQMCPPESLRMAEENGQCIIELEWGDTGLPGPQVLAGITLAFLLELGRKGTGQPLKAQAAEFVHSMGDEQVLEAYFGCAIQTGGKYNRLTLLQSHLDLPFVSYNEELLEILAPALDRSLNEQLGSFSVSGKVKVIIAYCLAGGCPDLQTVAKELAMSRRTLQRRLTDEKTTFKQLLTQVRHEQAQKFLANPSLDLKEVAYLTGYEDQNSFFRAFRHWEGVTPSQWRAEHLNS; the protein is encoded by the coding sequence ATGAAGTCCCGTCCCTCTGAACGCGTTAAAATGCCTCCGGGATTCTGGACAGGGATAAGCCGCCTGGGGATTGCTGCAACCGACGTAGCCCGCATGGCACAGCTCCCTGGAACCATAACAACAGAAGCCACAGTTACCACTGCCCAATATTTCGCCATCTGGCAGGCGTATTCCGAGCTCGCCGGAGATCTTGCATCAGGCATCACCAGACTTGCGGCCGCCTTTGACACCGCGCAGTATCCGCCCGCCGTATTAGCGACTTATCACGCCCGCGACTATCGCGATGCCTTGCACCGCATGGTCAAGTACAAACAGATGTGTCCGCCCGAAAGCCTGCGGATGGCGGAAGAGAACGGGCAGTGCATCATTGAACTGGAGTGGGGAGATACAGGGCTGCCCGGCCCGCAGGTGCTGGCGGGAATTACGCTGGCTTTTCTCTTGGAGCTGGGAAGAAAGGGGACGGGTCAGCCCTTGAAGGCGCAGGCAGCCGAATTTGTCCACTCCATGGGCGATGAACAAGTGCTCGAAGCTTATTTCGGCTGCGCGATTCAAACAGGCGGCAAGTATAACCGGTTGACGCTGCTGCAAAGCCATCTGGACCTTCCCTTTGTTTCGTATAACGAAGAACTGCTGGAGATCCTTGCTCCCGCACTGGACCGCTCACTCAATGAACAGCTTGGCAGCTTCTCTGTATCCGGGAAGGTCAAGGTGATTATTGCATACTGTCTCGCAGGCGGATGCCCCGACCTCCAGACGGTTGCGAAGGAGCTTGCGATGAGCAGGCGGACCTTACAGCGCCGTCTGACTGACGAGAAGACGACCTTCAAGCAGCTATTGACACAAGTCAGACATGAGCAGGCACAGAAGTTCTTGGCAAATCCTTCGCTTGATCTTAAAGAGGTGGCGTATCTGACCGGGTATGAGGATCAGAACTCTTTCTTCCGTGCCTTCCGCCATTGGGAAGGGGTTACGCCTTCACAGTGGCGTGCGGAACATCTGAATAGTTGA
- a CDS encoding zinc dependent phospholipase C family protein, with protein sequence MPNIWMHIEFGQQLAVEFSSRFPCLQLLEQQQKLYNLGCQGPDFLLYHSFLPWSKDAGALHLGDLMHSRSCGPVLIDFWESARNLSGAEGDQAQLYFLGFLTHHLLDRNLHPYINWKAGYQYRDHQRFEIDLDTLFMDRRRNLNTWQNPAWSLIDAGSRLPGPVHRILHTTALKHYPEAMARLPEEIWQTSYRDMVLAQRCLYDPKGWKKAITWGRARLLFSRKLTAREELLDYLNERHSEWRHPALYSEVRTESVWELWEAALAEGRTVLGALADWLESKDPAAARCKLEQFSQVLGNRSYDTGKDCSMNLQNQYAEPIWTSLPGS encoded by the coding sequence ATGCCCAATATCTGGATGCATATTGAATTCGGTCAGCAGCTGGCCGTAGAATTCAGCAGCCGTTTTCCGTGTCTCCAGCTGCTGGAACAACAGCAGAAGCTCTACAATCTTGGCTGTCAGGGTCCGGATTTCCTGCTGTATCACAGCTTTCTCCCCTGGAGCAAGGATGCGGGGGCGCTGCATCTCGGGGATCTGATGCATTCGCGCAGCTGTGGGCCTGTACTTATAGACTTCTGGGAGTCTGCGCGAAACCTCAGCGGAGCTGAGGGGGATCAGGCACAGCTCTACTTCCTCGGCTTCCTCACCCATCATCTGCTGGACCGCAATCTCCATCCCTATATTAACTGGAAAGCGGGCTATCAATACCGCGACCATCAGCGGTTTGAGATTGATCTGGACACCTTGTTCATGGACCGGCGGCGGAACCTCAACACATGGCAGAACCCGGCTTGGTCTCTGATTGACGCCGGCTCCCGCCTGCCCGGTCCGGTTCACCGCATCCTTCACACTACTGCCCTTAAGCATTACCCGGAAGCGATGGCCCGGTTGCCTGAGGAGATCTGGCAGACCTCTTACCGCGATATGGTGCTGGCCCAGCGCTGCCTGTATGACCCGAAGGGCTGGAAGAAGGCTATCACCTGGGGACGGGCACGCCTGCTGTTCTCCCGTAAGCTTACCGCCCGCGAGGAGCTGCTGGATTATCTGAATGAGCGGCACTCCGAATGGCGGCATCCCGCACTCTATTCCGAGGTCCGCACAGAATCGGTGTGGGAGCTATGGGAGGCTGCTCTTGCGGAAGGCCGGACGGTGCTCGGAGCACTTGCCGATTGGCTGGAGAGCAAGGACCCCGCTGCGGCAAGGTGCAAGCTGGAGCAGTTCTCACAGGTGCTGGGCAACCGCTCCTACGATACCGGCAAGGATTGCAGCATGAATCTGCAGAACCAATACGCCGAGCCGATCTGGACAAGTCTCCCGGGCAGTTGA
- a CDS encoding GNAT family N-acetyltransferase encodes MPDMLVKLYDLPDNGALLERLRGQGIVIKRAMTGDKQAIVDFVGRHFTESWRNECEVAFAHLPVHCYIAVKQGEVIGFACHEVVVKNFFGPTGVLDDYRGLGIGKALLLECLSAMHQSGYGYAVIGWVEDALAFYEKTVGAIAIPDSFPGVFRDLIKLG; translated from the coding sequence ATGCCTGATATGCTTGTGAAGCTATACGATCTGCCGGACAACGGGGCGCTGCTGGAGCGTCTGCGGGGACAAGGCATTGTTATTAAACGGGCGATGACCGGAGATAAGCAGGCCATTGTGGATTTTGTCGGCCGCCATTTCACGGAGAGCTGGCGGAATGAATGCGAGGTAGCCTTCGCCCACCTGCCCGTCCACTGCTATATCGCCGTGAAACAGGGCGAGGTCATCGGCTTCGCCTGTCACGAGGTTGTAGTGAAGAACTTCTTCGGCCCGACCGGCGTGCTGGACGATTACCGGGGGCTGGGCATCGGGAAGGCCCTGCTGCTGGAATGCCTGTCCGCCATGCACCAGAGCGGCTACGGCTACGCCGTCATTGGCTGGGTCGAGGACGCACTGGCTTTCTATGAGAAGACCGTCGGTGCGATAGCGATCCCTGACTCTTTTCCCGGGGTATTCCGTGACCTGATCAAACTGGGCTGA
- a CDS encoding SDR family oxidoreductase, with translation MEMGLHNTTALVTGSTKGIGKAIAIELAKEGVNVLVNGRNREEVEQTVRELKLNYPATSPQNATADVADSEQRQALFAHFPSVDILINSMGIYELMQYEEVDDDIWEKYFRTNVLAANGLTKLYLPGMLSRNYGRVIFIASEEAVMPSGQMPQYAMTKSMLLSLSKSISKVTAGTEVTVNTIMPGPTLSEKVHHIIEGMYPDENLTFAEKEQKFMAANLPQSELQRFIKPVEIGRLAAFVCSPYAAAFRGSPIRMDGGMVPTIY, from the coding sequence ATGGAGATGGGATTACACAATACAACAGCGCTAGTTACAGGATCAACGAAGGGTATAGGAAAAGCTATTGCGATAGAGCTTGCCAAGGAAGGTGTCAACGTACTGGTCAATGGACGGAATAGGGAAGAGGTTGAGCAGACTGTCCGTGAATTGAAGCTGAATTACCCGGCCACCTCTCCTCAGAATGCCACAGCCGATGTTGCCGATTCTGAGCAAAGACAAGCCTTATTCGCCCATTTCCCCAGCGTTGATATTCTGATAAACAGTATGGGCATTTATGAATTGATGCAGTATGAGGAAGTGGACGATGACATCTGGGAGAAATATTTCCGGACGAATGTGCTTGCTGCAAACGGATTAACGAAATTATATTTACCTGGAATGTTGAGCAGGAATTATGGCCGTGTGATCTTCATTGCCAGCGAAGAGGCGGTCATGCCCTCAGGACAAATGCCTCAATATGCGATGACCAAATCCATGCTGCTGTCCTTGTCCAAAAGTATATCTAAAGTGACAGCAGGAACGGAAGTTACAGTGAATACCATCATGCCCGGGCCTACACTCTCAGAAAAGGTTCACCATATCATTGAGGGTATGTATCCTGACGAAAATTTAACTTTTGCAGAAAAAGAACAGAAATTCATGGCGGCTAATCTGCCGCAATCTGAATTACAGCGTTTCATCAAGCCGGTGGAAATCGGCAGGCTGGCTGCCTTTGTATGCAGTCCTTATGCGGCAGCCTTTAGAGGTTCTCCCATCCGTATGGATGGAGGGATGGTGCCGACTATATATTGA
- a CDS encoding glycosyltransferase family 1 protein, translating to MRLALFTDTFLPQTNGVARTLGRLTGHLHRRGIDHLLFTPKSAPESSYPDPVRPVASIPFFLYPECRLALPGMSSIQSELTAFAPDLLHLATPFNIGLTGLRYARKQQLPHVASYHTHFDRYLEYYKMRRILPLYWKYMKWYHRSCDAILAPSRETLTSLRMEGFTRLRLWSRGVDCTLYSPERRSEEVRERYSKGAALMMLYVGRIAPEKDLTTLLQAMPLLPESVRAAVQLVIVGDGPLLPELKSQAPDNVTFTGARHGEELAELYASADLFVFPSCTETFGNVVLEAMASGLPVIAADAGGTRELVAPGVTGMLFKPRSPAAMAERICTSAAGHLLRSAMGREGRHQALKRSWEQIFDRLIKDYEEVIERRRIKNEAGIYTA from the coding sequence ATGCGTCTGGCTTTATTCACGGACACCTTTCTTCCGCAGACGAATGGCGTTGCCCGTACACTCGGCCGGCTGACCGGCCACCTGCACCGCCGGGGAATCGATCATCTGCTGTTCACGCCAAAATCAGCCCCGGAGAGCAGCTACCCCGATCCTGTCAGACCCGTTGCCAGCATCCCTTTTTTCCTCTATCCCGAGTGCAGGCTGGCCCTGCCCGGCATGTCCTCCATCCAGAGTGAACTGACTGCCTTCGCCCCCGACCTGCTCCATCTCGCCACCCCGTTCAACATCGGCTTAACCGGCCTCCGGTATGCCCGCAAGCAGCAGCTCCCCCATGTCGCCTCCTATCACACCCACTTCGACCGTTACCTCGAATATTACAAAATGAGAAGAATCCTCCCGCTCTACTGGAAATACATGAAGTGGTATCACCGGTCCTGCGATGCCATCCTGGCCCCTTCCCGCGAGACCTTAACCAGCTTACGCATGGAGGGCTTTACCCGGCTGCGACTGTGGTCCAGAGGGGTGGACTGCACCTTGTACTCACCGGAGAGACGAAGCGAAGAAGTGCGGGAGCGTTACAGCAAGGGAGCAGCGCTGATGATGCTCTATGTCGGACGGATTGCCCCGGAAAAAGATCTCACCACCCTCCTTCAGGCCATGCCGCTCCTGCCGGAGTCTGTGCGTGCAGCGGTTCAGCTGGTGATTGTCGGCGATGGGCCGCTGCTGCCCGAGCTGAAATCGCAGGCACCGGACAATGTCACCTTCACCGGTGCCAGACACGGCGAAGAGCTGGCAGAGCTGTACGCCTCTGCGGATCTGTTCGTCTTCCCCTCCTGCACGGAGACCTTCGGCAACGTCGTGCTTGAAGCCATGGCGTCGGGGCTTCCCGTCATCGCCGCAGATGCTGGCGGAACCCGGGAGCTGGTGGCACCCGGTGTCACCGGCATGCTGTTCAAGCCCCGCAGCCCGGCAGCCATGGCAGAGCGGATCTGCACTTCCGCCGCCGGGCACCTGCTGCGCAGCGCAATGGGCCGCGAAGGGCGGCACCAAGCCCTCAAGCGCTCCTGGGAGCAGATTTTCGACAGACTGATTAAGGATTATGAAGAGGTCATCGAGCGCCGCAGGATCAAGAATGAAGCTGGGATTTACACCGCCTGA